Within Chelatococcus sp. HY11, the genomic segment GACGAGACTGGAGCGCGACAGATTCGTCCAAGCCTTCACGCGTGAGATCTATCGACCGATGTCCATATATACAACGGCCCGATCCAATCTGCGGCTCGGCGTCAATATCGACCATGTCGCGACCCTGCGTAATGCGCGCGGCGGCTCCTATCCCAGTCCCGTTGCCGCAGCGAAGGTTGCGGCCGCCGCTGGGGCTGACGGCATCACCGCACATCTGCGCGAGGACCGCCGGCATATCCGCGATGAGGATATCGTCGAGCTGCGCGCCGCAGTGGCCCTGCCGCTCAATTTCGAGATGGCCGCAACATCCGAAATGGTCTCGATCGCGCTCAGGGTGAAGCCGCACGCTGTCTGCCTGGTGCCTGAGAAGCGCGAGGAGCGGACGACCGAGGGCGGGCTCGACATCATCGCTGGCCGGGCGCATCTGGCGCCCGTGATCGCCGAGCTGAAGGCGGCCGGCATTCGCGTGTCGCTGTTCGTCGAGCCCGAGCGGGCTGTGATGGAAGCGGCCGCGGCACTCGGCGCGCCGGTCGTCGAACTGCACACCGGCACCTATTGCCACGCCGTCATCGACGGTGAGACGGGGCGTGTGGGAAGGGAAATCGAGCGGCTCGCCGCAGCGGCGAGCCATGGCGCCTCGCTCGGCCTCGAGATCCACGCCGGCCACGGCCTGACGGTGGCTTCGGTGGCGCCCGTCGCG encodes:
- a CDS encoding pyridoxine 5'-phosphate synthase gives rise to the protein MSIYTTARSNLRLGVNIDHVATLRNARGGSYPSPVAAAKVAAAAGADGITAHLREDRRHIRDEDIVELRAAVALPLNFEMAATSEMVSIALRVKPHAVCLVPEKREERTTEGGLDIIAGRAHLAPVIAELKAAGIRVSLFVEPERAVMEAAAALGAPVVELHTGTYCHAVIDGETGRVGREIERLAAAASHGASLGLEIHAGHGLTVASVAPVAALPEIAELNIGHSLISDAIFVGLDQAIRTMRAAMDAARPAS